In one Candidatus Hepatincola sp. Av genomic region, the following are encoded:
- the ndhB gene encoding NAD(P)H-quinone oxidoreductase subunit 2 produces the protein MTLHSILIISFVLLAIGLFTFKQEKYLRLCAIASACIVALLLVLATLLNNNFSYSIISYQDFVNFNFPIYSMAVMFGVAFILSVTFLLIHKKIHYKELAIILIYFVGATGILVANDIFSLLIYWELVALSGSLIVNFSLHPHAANTALKYFTIHAISGVCLMIGLIDYSITYSTSSLPHTTFSLSDPMNYFLLLGILINLGLPPVASWVVDGYSKCSSNASLFLSIFTTKSALFLLLRFFYGNHQLIYIGILIALYGMIFSAFQTNIRRILAYSIIHQIGLTIIGISAVAYSNGLIISYIIVGVLYKLVFFMVAALLFDITKTEDIYKLKGAINIKSMLGVVIIITALQSLGLPFTGGFIVKSSLLDDITQMSLTWLDYTMLLAMAGTALNIGVRLPYYLLNFKNNSKVNFKQRGLNNKIILPLLIIVVLLQAIAFIHFTQFTNLANITHALEVFGLGFILFYIGYHLINEEALLKVINNSIVLLHQSTISFLRLFTSTVVLKALNRSAVSTYTYLVSLQFNYNILTSRIIYLILVFMCLIYMVIKWHS, from the coding sequence ATGACCCTACACTCTATTTTAATTATTTCTTTTGTTTTATTGGCTATTGGTTTATTTACCTTTAAACAAGAAAAATACTTGCGGCTTTGTGCTATAGCTTCAGCCTGCATTGTTGCCCTATTATTAGTGTTAGCTACCTTACTTAATAATAATTTTTCTTATTCTATTATTAGCTACCAAGACTTTGTAAACTTCAACTTTCCTATTTATTCTATGGCAGTTATGTTTGGAGTAGCATTTATCTTAAGTGTAACTTTTTTACTAATTCATAAAAAAATCCACTATAAAGAATTAGCCATAATTTTAATATATTTTGTAGGAGCTACGGGTATTCTTGTGGCAAATGATATCTTCTCTTTATTAATTTATTGGGAATTAGTAGCCTTAAGTGGTAGTTTAATTGTTAATTTTTCTTTACACCCTCATGCTGCTAACACAGCGTTAAAGTATTTTACTATTCATGCTATTTCCGGCGTATGCCTAATGATTGGCTTAATAGACTACTCTATCACTTACTCTACTAGTTCTTTACCTCATACTACTTTTAGTTTGTCTGACCCTATGAATTACTTTTTACTCTTAGGAATTCTAATTAATTTAGGTTTACCACCGGTGGCATCTTGGGTGGTTGATGGTTATTCTAAATGTTCATCAAACGCTTCGTTATTTTTATCTATTTTTACTACAAAGTCGGCTTTATTTTTATTATTACGTTTTTTTTATGGTAACCACCAACTAATTTATATTGGTATTCTTATTGCTTTATATGGCATGATCTTCTCTGCCTTTCAAACTAATATTCGGAGAATTCTTGCTTATTCCATTATTCACCAGATTGGGCTAACCATTATTGGTATTTCTGCTGTTGCCTATAGTAATGGTTTAATTATTAGCTACATTATTGTTGGAGTGCTTTACAAATTAGTTTTCTTTATGGTAGCAGCTTTATTATTTGATATCACTAAAACTGAAGATATTTACAAGCTAAAAGGGGCTATTAATATTAAATCTATGCTAGGAGTAGTAATTATTATTACTGCCTTACAATCTTTAGGGTTACCATTTACCGGTGGTTTTATTGTGAAATCTTCTTTACTAGATGATATTACTCAAATGAGCCTAACTTGGTTAGATTACACTATGCTACTAGCTATGGCAGGAACGGCACTAAACATAGGGGTTAGGCTTCCTTATTATTTACTAAATTTTAAGAATAACTCTAAAGTTAATTTTAAACAACGGGGTTTAAATAATAAAATTATCTTACCACTTTTAATTATTGTAGTATTGTTACAAGCTATTGCTTTTATTCATTTTACCCAGTTTACCAATTTAGCAAATATTACCCATGCCTTAGAGGTATTTGGCTTAGGGTTTATTTTATTCTATATTGGTTACCACCTTATTAATGAAGAAGCTTTATTAAAAGTTATTAATAATTCTATAGTGTTATTGCACCAAAGCACTATTAGTTTTTTACGTTTATTTACTTCTACTGTTGTTTTAAAAGCCTTAAACCGTAGTGCTGTTAGCACCTATACCTATTTAGTAAGTTTACAATTTAACTATAATATTTTAACTAGTAGGATTATTTATTTAATTTTAGTTTTTATGTGCTTAATTTATATGGTAATTAAGTGGCATAGTTAA
- a CDS encoding Phospholipid methyltransferase, which produces MKQFLAYHRLPISRVLIILCFLVFVFIKPILVDSIFYIFMLIIGLILVLVGILGRVFANIFLSDNRNKKLVSSGIYSISRNPLYFFSFLGTLGILFIYGSFLVMFIVITFYAIYYWQVIQFEEKSLTAKLGKEYSSYLNSGVPRFFPNFSRWQSEKYLTVNYNIVKKSILDSFYFFLIAILIIIILNLQAMGLLPVLLVVW; this is translated from the coding sequence ATGAAACAATTTTTAGCCTATCATAGGCTTCCTATTTCAAGAGTTTTAATTATTCTATGTTTTTTAGTTTTTGTGTTTATAAAACCTATATTAGTAGATTCTATTTTTTATATTTTTATGCTTATTATTGGTCTTATACTAGTGTTAGTTGGAATTTTAGGGCGTGTGTTTGCTAATATATTTCTTAGTGATAACCGCAATAAAAAACTTGTTAGTAGTGGAATTTATTCTATTAGCCGTAATCCTTTATACTTCTTTTCTTTTCTTGGTACCTTAGGTATATTGTTTATTTATGGTAGTTTCTTGGTAATGTTTATTGTAATTACTTTTTATGCTATTTATTACTGGCAAGTAATTCAGTTTGAAGAAAAGTCTTTAACTGCAAAGTTAGGTAAAGAATATAGCAGTTACTTAAACTCTGGAGTACCAAGATTTTTTCCAAATTTTTCTAGGTGGCAATCGGAAAAATATCTAACAGTTAATTATAATATTGTAAAAAAATCTATTTTGGATTCTTTTTATTTTTTCTTAATTGCTATCCTCATAATAATTATTTTAAACTTACAAGCTATGGGCTTGTTGCCTGTTTTGTTAGTGGTATGGTAA
- the pckA gene encoding Phosphoenolpyruvate carboxykinase (ATP) — MSCKTNIGHDISNHDLQQINNTKIGYWNLTTEELVEKAIINQEGTLCKGGALMVDTGSCRGRSPQDKFIVKDALTNKKVNWDKVNQPMEPALADRLYEKCINYMNDKDLYITDVWAGSEEKYRLAVRCVNTMAYHNFFAQNMFIIPTSEERKKFKPDFTVLHCPTLLADPANDGTNSKTFIVVNMAKKYLLIGGTEYSGEMKKGIFGVLNFLLPEQDVLPMHCSANMNEKNETAVFFGLSGTGKTTLSADPNRILIGDDEHGWDNNGVFNFEGGCYAKIINLNPETEPMIFKTTQTFGSIVENVVVNEKREIDLFNSSKTKNTRSSYPLTQLANVSKENKGGHPKNIIMLTCDAFGVLPAVSKLTKEQAMYHFLSGYTAKVSGTEKGVHTPEATFSTCFGEPFMPRNPFEYAKLLGEKMAKHKVTCWLVNTGWQGGAYGEGKRISLPFTRAIISSILDGSLSKMKFTTNVFNLATPVTCNNVPKEVLNPCESWESKTKYQQQVLKLQRLFQDNFVKYQEFVDFPLQDVL; from the coding sequence ATGTCTTGTAAAACAAATATAGGTCATGATATTAGTAACCATGATCTTCAACAAATTAATAATACAAAAATAGGTTATTGGAATTTAACTACGGAAGAGTTAGTAGAAAAAGCCATTATTAATCAGGAAGGTACTTTATGTAAAGGTGGAGCTTTAATGGTAGACACAGGTTCTTGTAGAGGTAGGTCGCCCCAAGATAAATTCATTGTAAAAGATGCCCTAACCAACAAAAAAGTAAATTGGGATAAAGTGAACCAACCAATGGAACCAGCACTAGCAGATAGGCTATATGAAAAATGTATTAACTATATGAACGACAAAGACCTATACATAACAGATGTATGGGCAGGGAGCGAGGAAAAATACCGTTTAGCAGTACGTTGTGTAAATACTATGGCGTATCATAATTTCTTTGCACAAAATATGTTTATAATTCCTACCTCTGAAGAACGTAAAAAATTCAAACCAGACTTTACAGTTTTACATTGCCCTACTTTATTGGCAGATCCAGCAAACGATGGCACTAATTCTAAAACTTTCATTGTAGTTAATATGGCTAAGAAGTACTTATTAATTGGCGGTACAGAATATTCAGGTGAAATGAAAAAAGGAATTTTTGGAGTTTTAAACTTTTTACTACCAGAACAAGATGTATTACCCATGCACTGTTCGGCTAATATGAATGAAAAGAATGAAACTGCAGTATTTTTTGGCTTATCAGGTACTGGTAAAACCACACTTTCAGCGGATCCTAACCGCATTCTAATAGGAGACGATGAACATGGTTGGGATAATAATGGCGTATTTAACTTTGAAGGTGGCTGTTATGCTAAAATTATTAATTTGAATCCTGAAACTGAACCCATGATTTTTAAAACTACTCAAACCTTTGGTAGTATTGTAGAAAATGTAGTAGTTAATGAAAAGCGGGAAATAGATTTATTTAATAGTTCTAAAACAAAAAACACAAGAAGTTCTTACCCTTTAACCCAATTAGCTAATGTTTCTAAAGAAAATAAAGGTGGGCATCCTAAAAATATTATTATGCTAACTTGTGATGCTTTTGGCGTTTTACCAGCAGTCAGTAAACTAACTAAAGAGCAAGCTATGTACCATTTTCTTTCAGGTTATACTGCAAAAGTATCTGGTACTGAAAAAGGCGTTCACACCCCTGAGGCAACATTTTCTACTTGTTTTGGTGAACCTTTTATGCCAAGAAATCCTTTTGAATACGCTAAATTATTAGGGGAAAAAATGGCAAAACATAAGGTAACTTGTTGGCTAGTAAATACTGGTTGGCAAGGTGGTGCCTATGGTGAGGGTAAACGTATTTCTTTACCTTTTACCAGAGCAATTATTAGTAGTATTTTAGATGGTTCATTAAGTAAAATGAAATTTACAACTAATGTGTTTAATCTGGCTACTCCTGTAACTTGTAATAATGTACCTAAGGAAGTTTTAAACCCTTGTGAATCTTGGGAAAGTAAAACTAAATACCAACAACAAGTACTTAAGTTACAAAGATTATTTCAAGATAATTTTGTGAAATACCAAGAGTTTGTTGACTTTCCTTTACAAGATGTTCTTTAG